GTGAGAAATATGAGAAGGGCATCGCTTCTGTGGCGAATTTGAACGATGCGATCGAGAAAGCCAAAGAGCAGTACGCGGATACCATTAAGGAGTGGGGAAGCAAGTATAAGAGAGAGCAGCTGATCTATACCATGGGCAGCGGTGCCTGCTACGGCGAGGCATACTCCTTCGCAATCTGTCTGCTTATGGAAATGCAGTGGATTCATTCCCACGCCATCCATTCCGGCGAATATTTCCATGGTCCGTTTGAGGTGACTGATTTTGATGTTC
This genomic window from Anaerotignum faecicola contains:
- a CDS encoding SIS domain-containing protein, translating into EKYEKGIASVANLNDAIEKAKEQYADTIKEWGSKYKREQLIYTMGSGACYGEAYSFAICLLMEMQWIHSHAIHSGEYFHGPFEVTDFDVPFIIIEGVGATRPLDERAYNFCQKYSDKIMLVDAETFDMTG